In Actinoplanes derwentensis, the following proteins share a genomic window:
- a CDS encoding DUF402 domain-containing protein, whose amino-acid sequence MPETFVRGEVVYLRHWQRDRLGMVVPQRVVEDRGDAVVLWVAAGTRGWHFNMPDGRGITATPLPEWSSSERVPAPHTIGHGALTWVPRGRDYSIRWFFTPEGHFYRWYGNLEAPSVTWRDGDLAGVDTTDWDLDVVIDPDRTWRWKDEEEFADRLAMPDSYWVDDEDRVRRAGKEIVALVEAGAFPFDGTWCDFTPDPSWPATPGDLPPGWDRGRPA is encoded by the coding sequence ATGCCGGAAACGTTCGTGCGGGGTGAGGTCGTCTACCTGCGACATTGGCAGCGGGACCGGCTGGGGATGGTGGTTCCGCAGCGAGTGGTCGAGGACCGCGGTGACGCGGTGGTGCTGTGGGTGGCGGCCGGCACCCGGGGCTGGCATTTCAACATGCCGGACGGGCGGGGCATCACCGCGACGCCGCTCCCGGAGTGGTCGTCGTCGGAGCGGGTGCCCGCGCCGCACACGATCGGTCACGGGGCGCTGACCTGGGTGCCGCGCGGGCGCGACTACTCGATTCGCTGGTTCTTCACCCCGGAGGGACATTTCTACCGGTGGTACGGCAATCTCGAAGCGCCGTCGGTGACCTGGCGGGACGGCGACCTGGCCGGGGTCGACACCACCGACTGGGATCTCGACGTGGTGATCGATCCGGACCGCACGTGGCGGTGGAAGGACGAGGAGGAGTTCGCCGACCGGCTGGCGATGCCGGACTCCTACTGGGTCGACGACGAGGACCGGGTGCGCCGGGCCGGCAAGGAGATCGTGGCGCTGGTCGAGGCGGGCGCGTTCCCGTTCGACGGCACCTGGTGCGACTTCACCCCGGACCCGTCCTGGCCGGCGACACCGGGCGACCTACCACCCGGCTGGGACCGGGGGCGGCCCGCCTGA
- a CDS encoding sensor histidine kinase, with protein MAGLLALLGILNDPGGSGRLLVVALCDAALALVTLLVPWERLHPHSPAVAGLGAFAVLGLSTWSFGGVATGTGPFLVLLYAWSALHFPRWILGAYALPATVAYLVPLIITDQPPIILGSAFILLPAALAVAFLIEAQARHLRDDRLRLARIEQWRTAMINTLAHDVRAPLSTVRVVLEELRETATGQSARMLDAGLRQTARIARLADGLLDVHRIDSSGELKLDRAHHPAHALVEDALSYVRDDVDVRADVGEDITLYVDKQRFEQILLNLITNALRYGKAPVIVSVVRDGAFDRLEVRDHGPGIPETLRPRLFSQFAAEGAQGVGLGLWIVRQFAAAHGGQASAEARDPGVAMVVTFPVADPIPPAGT; from the coding sequence GTGGCGGGGCTACTGGCGCTGCTCGGCATTCTCAACGACCCGGGAGGTTCCGGCCGGTTGCTCGTCGTCGCCCTCTGTGACGCCGCGCTGGCCCTGGTCACGCTGCTCGTGCCGTGGGAGCGGCTGCACCCGCACTCGCCGGCCGTGGCGGGACTCGGCGCGTTCGCCGTGCTCGGGCTCTCCACCTGGTCGTTCGGTGGGGTCGCGACCGGGACCGGGCCGTTCCTGGTGCTGCTGTACGCCTGGTCCGCCCTGCACTTCCCGCGCTGGATCCTCGGCGCCTACGCGTTGCCGGCCACGGTCGCCTACCTGGTACCGCTGATCATCACCGACCAGCCGCCGATCATCCTCGGCAGCGCGTTCATCCTGCTGCCGGCCGCGCTCGCCGTCGCGTTCCTGATCGAGGCCCAGGCTCGCCACCTGCGCGACGACCGGCTCCGGCTGGCCCGGATCGAGCAGTGGCGGACCGCGATGATCAACACCTTGGCCCATGACGTACGGGCACCGCTGAGCACCGTACGCGTGGTGCTCGAAGAACTGCGCGAGACCGCCACCGGCCAGAGCGCCCGCATGCTGGACGCCGGCCTGCGCCAGACCGCCCGCATCGCCCGCCTCGCCGACGGCCTGCTCGACGTGCACCGCATCGACAGTTCCGGCGAACTCAAACTCGACCGCGCCCACCATCCGGCACATGCCCTGGTCGAAGACGCTTTATCGTACGTTCGCGACGACGTCGACGTGCGTGCCGACGTCGGTGAGGACATCACCCTCTACGTCGACAAACAGCGTTTCGAACAGATCCTGTTGAACCTGATCACCAACGCCCTGCGGTACGGGAAAGCACCGGTGATCGTCAGTGTGGTCCGGGACGGGGCGTTCGACCGGCTCGAAGTCCGCGACCACGGTCCCGGCATCCCGGAGACCCTGCGCCCGCGCCTGTTCAGCCAGTTCGCCGCCGAGGGCGCGCAGGGGGTCGGGCTCGGGCTCTGGATCGTCCGCCAGTTCGCCGCCGCCCACGGCGGGCAGGCCTCCGCCGAGGCCCGCGACCCCGGAGTCGCGATGGTCGTCACCTTTCCGGTGGCCGACCCCATCCCGCCCGCCGGAACCTGA
- a CDS encoding NUDIX hydrolase, with product MSRRLAAYAVCIQDERVLITRFKGGHWTLPGGGVEPGEDPFDAVTREVSEETGYEAVVERLLGVDSRVVPEAERLGPGVGDHQNVGVFYQVRIVGGALRGELNGDTTEPAWIPVAEVPGRPRSSLVDIGLALARELPVTGHVDAVRVGGLLKH from the coding sequence GTGAGTCGGCGACTGGCCGCGTACGCGGTGTGTATCCAGGACGAGCGGGTGCTGATCACCCGGTTCAAAGGCGGGCACTGGACCCTGCCCGGTGGTGGTGTCGAGCCGGGGGAGGATCCGTTCGACGCGGTGACCCGGGAGGTCTCCGAGGAGACCGGTTACGAAGCGGTGGTGGAGCGGCTTCTCGGCGTCGATTCGCGGGTCGTCCCGGAGGCGGAACGGCTGGGGCCCGGGGTCGGCGACCATCAGAACGTCGGAGTCTTCTACCAGGTTCGGATCGTCGGCGGCGCGTTGCGGGGCGAGCTGAACGGGGACACCACCGAACCGGCCTGGATCCCGGTCGCGGAGGTTCCCGGCCGGCCCCGGTCGTCGCTGGTCGATATCGGTCTGGCGCTGGCCCGGGAGCTTCCGGTGACCGGGCACGTCGATGCGGTTCGGGTCGGGGGCCTGCTCAAACACTGA
- a CDS encoding NAD(P)-binding protein: MTAGEIAVIGSGIGGLAAAIALRAKGLSVRVYEQAGSLSEIGAGVSLGANGMRVLDALGLGGPVRAVSSNLARICFHHWRTGAVDYQHPMGDWYEQRFGGPFLGIHRADFHRVLRSAFDSLVHLNHRCTGIRETTDGVQMLFADGSSTRRWSRGFTAPTPSATGEEPVGPARHDRRHFTAPLVMPEMIRRWAIANVTISGRLIRST; encoded by the coding sequence ATGACCGCCGGTGAGATAGCGGTGATCGGGTCCGGGATCGGTGGACTGGCAGCGGCGATAGCCCTTCGGGCCAAGGGCCTTTCCGTTCGTGTGTACGAGCAGGCCGGCTCCCTGTCCGAGATCGGCGCCGGGGTGTCGCTCGGTGCCAACGGCATGCGGGTCCTCGACGCTCTGGGGCTGGGCGGGCCGGTCCGTGCGGTCTCCAGCAACCTGGCCCGCATCTGTTTCCACCACTGGCGGACCGGTGCCGTCGATTACCAGCATCCGATGGGCGACTGGTACGAGCAGCGGTTCGGCGGCCCGTTCCTCGGCATCCACCGGGCCGACTTCCACCGGGTGCTGCGGTCCGCCTTCGACAGCCTGGTGCACCTGAACCACCGCTGCACCGGCATCCGGGAGACCACCGACGGCGTGCAGATGCTGTTCGCTGACGGCTCCAGCACCCGGAGATGGTCGCGTGGATTCACGGCTCCGACGCCGTCAGCGACCGGTGAGGAGCCGGTCGGGCCAGCTCGTCACGACCGCCGTCACTTCACGGCGCCGCTGGTGATGCCGGAGATGATTCGGCGCTGGGCTATCGCGAACGTGACGATCAGCGGGAGGCTCATCAGGAGTACGTAG
- a CDS encoding carbohydrate ABC transporter permease, with amino-acid sequence MTRRLQPFVALFLVAAVIGVPLWLVVATAGKSQGEAVDPDLSPPSTWHLWENLRQVWVDADIPAALFGSLLIVVPTVAVVLILGSMAAWVLARRTSRLTAVLYALGISGIILPPAVVTVVLLLRQLGLAGTVTGMIGVYVGIYLSTVIFFVTGFVRTIPPSLEEAAQIDGAGPVAVFRRVVLPLLRPVLATATILICLYVWNDVFYAFFVIGGRVDTLPLNLFQVASAGLYLNNWHLIFAYVLLMSLPLIVTFAIAQRRIISGITSGAVK; translated from the coding sequence GTGACCCGCCGCTTGCAACCTTTCGTCGCGCTTTTTCTGGTCGCGGCCGTCATCGGGGTGCCGCTGTGGCTGGTGGTCGCCACCGCCGGAAAGTCCCAGGGCGAGGCCGTCGACCCCGACCTGTCACCGCCGTCCACCTGGCACCTGTGGGAGAACCTGCGTCAGGTGTGGGTCGACGCGGACATTCCGGCGGCGTTGTTCGGCAGCCTGCTGATCGTGGTGCCGACCGTGGCGGTCGTGCTGATCCTGGGTTCGATGGCGGCGTGGGTGCTGGCCCGGCGCACATCCCGGCTGACCGCGGTCCTCTACGCCCTCGGCATCAGCGGCATCATCCTGCCCCCGGCCGTCGTCACCGTCGTCCTGCTGCTGCGCCAGCTGGGCCTGGCCGGAACCGTGACCGGCATGATCGGCGTCTACGTCGGCATCTACCTGTCCACGGTGATCTTCTTCGTCACCGGTTTCGTCCGCACCATCCCGCCGTCGCTGGAGGAGGCCGCCCAGATCGACGGCGCCGGCCCGGTCGCGGTCTTCCGTCGCGTGGTCCTGCCACTGCTCCGCCCGGTGCTGGCAACAGCGACGATCCTCATTTGCTTGTACGTGTGGAACGACGTGTTCTACGCCTTCTTCGTCATCGGCGGCCGCGTCGACACCCTGCCGCTGAACCTGTTCCAGGTGGCGAGCGCCGGCTTGTACCTGAACAACTGGCACTTGATCTTCGCCTACGTACTCCTGATGAGCCTCCCGCTGATCGTCACGTTCGCGATAGCCCAGCGCCGAATCATCTCCGGCATCACCAGCGGCGCCGTGAAGTGA
- a CDS encoding carbohydrate ABC transporter permease yields the protein MTTLVTGAPGTINRRTHPLWFLAPAYGLLLVFFFLPTVFNFIYAFTDWSGFKAAINPVGFENFSQLTSDGTLFRALRITLVYAVLVAVFQNLFGFLLAVLLERDTVVNRIARTFFLIPVLMSALAVGYIFQALFKGTTLLADTTWTIVVVALIHAWKWMGLSMLIYLAGLKTISLDVTEAASIDGASRWTAFWRIRVPLLAPAVTFNVATALLGSMNGFDIVQATTGGGPARTTEILNIFIYRTFGQGLFAQATTMSLMLFLLVALMAFPVIYVLRKREEVL from the coding sequence GTGACGACTCTGGTTACGGGTGCGCCGGGGACCATCAACCGGCGCACCCACCCCCTCTGGTTCCTGGCTCCGGCGTACGGGCTGCTGCTCGTCTTCTTCTTCCTGCCGACCGTCTTCAACTTCATCTATGCGTTCACTGACTGGTCCGGTTTCAAAGCCGCGATCAACCCGGTCGGTTTCGAGAACTTCAGCCAGCTGACCTCGGACGGCACCCTGTTCCGGGCATTGCGGATCACCCTCGTTTACGCGGTTCTCGTCGCTGTCTTTCAGAACCTGTTCGGTTTCCTGCTGGCCGTGCTGCTGGAACGCGACACGGTCGTCAACCGGATCGCCCGCACGTTCTTCCTGATCCCGGTGCTGATGTCGGCGCTCGCCGTCGGCTACATCTTCCAGGCGCTGTTCAAAGGCACCACGCTGCTGGCCGACACCACCTGGACGATCGTGGTGGTCGCGCTGATCCACGCCTGGAAGTGGATGGGGCTGTCCATGCTGATCTACCTGGCCGGCCTGAAGACGATCTCGCTCGACGTGACCGAGGCCGCGAGCATCGACGGGGCGTCCCGCTGGACGGCTTTCTGGAGGATCCGGGTGCCGCTGCTGGCACCGGCCGTCACGTTCAACGTCGCGACCGCGCTGCTCGGTTCGATGAACGGTTTCGACATCGTGCAGGCCACCACCGGCGGTGGCCCCGCCCGGACCACCGAGATCCTGAACATCTTCATCTACCGGACCTTCGGCCAGGGACTGTTCGCGCAGGCCACCACCATGAGCCTGATGCTGTTCCTGCTGGTGGCGCTGATGGCGTTCCCGGTCATCTACGTGCTCCGCAAGAGGGAGGAGGTGCTGTGA
- a CDS encoding ABC transporter substrate-binding protein translates to MKRWIALGAALTLGLTACSDPSASDSGTGTGAVTWADPVAELDGVKLTIWAAQNSNTVPKAVVAGFQQATGATVEIVTVPDPYEQSVQTKVATGDKPDLAFWQPTASMLTAINAKSNLQPLTGAPWLSSLDPALKDITGLLDDTRYAALITSPAVEGVYYNKEVFAAQGITATPKNFDEMVTVARTLKTKGVTPFYEMGADRWATQWWVQVQLADAAKAGLWDRINSGQAKFTDPDVVKTIATYDSLIKEGLFNSDIKTAKFEDQGTALLDGKAAMAVQVNSFFGQLQAKSDTATLNTKIGFFPISPSGNVGTFIPDQSNALVAFKTGDTKREAAARQLLAYWMGPGYQGFVTDRNTISLQPAVASPAGVPQALLDVHASLPTAVGSMQALAVANPDLYINLADMIAGTMTPEQVAKATQDQFEQLAKAAGYLK, encoded by the coding sequence ATGAAACGCTGGATAGCACTGGGCGCGGCCCTCACCCTGGGCCTCACCGCCTGTTCCGACCCCTCCGCCTCCGACAGCGGCACCGGTACGGGTGCCGTGACCTGGGCCGATCCGGTCGCCGAACTGGACGGCGTCAAGCTCACCATCTGGGCCGCGCAGAACAGCAACACCGTCCCGAAAGCGGTCGTCGCCGGATTCCAGCAGGCCACCGGCGCGACTGTCGAGATCGTCACGGTGCCCGACCCGTACGAGCAGAGTGTGCAGACCAAGGTCGCCACCGGTGATAAGCCGGACCTGGCGTTCTGGCAGCCCACCGCCTCGATGCTGACCGCGATCAACGCCAAGTCCAACCTGCAGCCGCTGACCGGCGCGCCGTGGTTGTCCTCGCTGGATCCGGCGCTGAAGGACATCACCGGGCTGCTCGACGACACCCGGTACGCGGCGCTGATCACCAGCCCGGCCGTCGAGGGGGTGTACTACAACAAGGAGGTCTTCGCTGCCCAGGGCATCACCGCGACGCCGAAGAACTTCGACGAGATGGTCACCGTCGCGCGGACGCTGAAGACCAAGGGGGTCACGCCGTTCTACGAGATGGGCGCCGACCGCTGGGCCACCCAATGGTGGGTGCAGGTGCAACTCGCCGACGCCGCCAAGGCCGGGCTGTGGGACCGGATCAATTCCGGTCAGGCGAAGTTCACCGACCCGGACGTGGTCAAGACCATCGCGACCTACGACTCGCTGATCAAGGAGGGGCTGTTCAACAGCGACATCAAGACCGCGAAATTCGAGGATCAGGGTACGGCTCTGCTGGACGGTAAAGCGGCAATGGCGGTGCAGGTTAACTCGTTCTTCGGACAGCTCCAGGCCAAGTCCGACACCGCCACACTGAACACGAAGATCGGCTTCTTCCCGATCTCGCCGTCCGGCAACGTCGGCACGTTCATCCCCGACCAGTCCAACGCCCTCGTCGCGTTCAAGACCGGCGACACCAAGCGCGAGGCGGCCGCCCGTCAGCTGCTCGCCTACTGGATGGGCCCGGGTTACCAGGGCTTCGTCACCGACCGCAACACCATCTCGCTGCAGCCCGCGGTCGCCAGCCCTGCCGGCGTACCCCAGGCGCTCCTGGACGTCCATGCCTCTCTGCCGACCGCGGTCGGATCCATGCAGGCCCTGGCCGTCGCCAACCCCGACCTCTACATCAACCTGGCCGACATGATCGCCGGAACGATGACTCCGGAACAGGTAGCCAAGGCCACCCAGGATCAGTTCGAACAGCTCGCGAAGGCCGCCGGTTACTTGAAGTGA
- a CDS encoding glycoside hydrolase family 36 protein, with protein MSLAWGPFVLETPVDGPVSLRLGAGAAQPLVEVLTAGSGRGHVSARFSETTIGRQLRLAVAEDCFEVLHVRLRDDVSGLTADVELRSADRSTGLQATTTITNDGPEQILLLGVTILAIGLGRVDDLDLISGDSEWLGEGRWTRRRLRDVVPDLNLRAHGQDGRGRYAVTSNGTWSTGAHQPTGVLVDRVTGDAVAWQVENNGPWRWETGERLDGAYLSLLGPTDIDHQWQRSLLPGESFTTVPASIGFGSGLDGAAAALTAQRRALRRPHPDAAALPVIFNDYMNTLMGDPTTAKLLPLIDAAAAAGAEVFCIDAGWYDNDTNWWDSVGEWQPSTTRFPGGLGEVVDQIRSLGMVPGLWLEPEVIGVRSPMAGKLPAEAFLQRGGVRLIEHGRYHLDLRHPAAVAHLDEVVDRLVEQFGVGYFKLDYNIDPGTGTDLAVASPGAGLLDHNRAHLDWLDRLFERHPGLILENCASGGMRADYALLSRMQLQSTSDQQDFTKYPPIAVSAPLAILPEQAASWAYPQPEMSDEEIAFTMCTGLLGRLYLSGRLDTMSPGQFGSVRDGVEVFRSIRGDLATAVPVWPLGLPGWDDTWLALGLRTGDTLYLGIWRRAGAPDSVELDLDVSTADIDVLYPRQLPEWAYQINGETGSLTVTTTASSAPHAARILRIRTS; from the coding sequence GTGAGCTTGGCCTGGGGACCGTTCGTCCTCGAAACACCCGTCGACGGACCGGTCAGCCTGCGTCTCGGCGCGGGGGCGGCACAACCGCTGGTAGAAGTGCTGACCGCCGGGTCCGGGCGGGGGCACGTCTCCGCCCGGTTCTCCGAGACGACAATCGGCCGTCAGCTACGGCTAGCCGTAGCTGAGGACTGTTTTGAGGTGTTGCACGTTCGCCTGCGTGACGACGTGAGCGGACTGACCGCCGACGTCGAGCTTCGTTCGGCGGACCGGTCGACCGGTCTCCAGGCCACCACCACGATCACCAATGACGGCCCCGAGCAGATCCTGCTGCTCGGGGTCACCATCCTCGCGATCGGCCTGGGCCGGGTCGACGACCTGGACCTGATCTCCGGCGACAGCGAGTGGCTGGGTGAGGGCCGATGGACACGCCGGAGGTTGCGGGACGTCGTGCCGGACCTGAACCTGCGCGCCCACGGCCAGGACGGCCGCGGCCGATACGCCGTGACCAGTAACGGAACCTGGTCGACCGGCGCACACCAGCCGACCGGTGTCCTCGTCGACCGGGTGACCGGCGATGCCGTGGCCTGGCAGGTGGAGAACAACGGGCCGTGGCGGTGGGAGACCGGCGAGCGCCTCGACGGCGCCTACCTGTCCCTGCTCGGGCCGACCGACATCGATCACCAGTGGCAGCGGTCGCTGCTGCCGGGGGAGTCCTTCACCACGGTGCCCGCCTCGATCGGTTTCGGGTCGGGGCTGGACGGTGCGGCCGCCGCGCTCACCGCGCAGCGGCGGGCTCTACGGCGGCCTCATCCGGATGCGGCGGCGTTGCCGGTGATCTTCAACGACTACATGAACACGCTGATGGGCGACCCGACCACGGCGAAACTGCTGCCGCTGATCGACGCGGCGGCGGCGGCCGGAGCCGAGGTGTTCTGCATCGACGCCGGCTGGTACGACAACGACACCAACTGGTGGGACAGCGTGGGCGAGTGGCAGCCGTCCACCACCCGGTTCCCCGGCGGGCTGGGCGAGGTCGTCGACCAGATTCGATCACTCGGCATGGTTCCGGGCCTGTGGCTGGAGCCCGAGGTGATCGGCGTCCGCAGCCCGATGGCCGGCAAACTGCCCGCCGAGGCGTTCCTGCAGCGGGGCGGCGTGCGGCTGATCGAACACGGTCGCTACCACCTCGACCTGCGCCATCCGGCGGCCGTGGCACACCTCGACGAGGTGGTGGACCGCCTCGTCGAACAGTTCGGTGTCGGCTATTTCAAACTCGACTACAACATCGATCCGGGTACGGGTACCGACCTGGCCGTGGCCAGCCCCGGCGCCGGACTGCTCGACCACAACCGGGCTCACCTGGACTGGCTCGACCGGCTGTTCGAGCGGCACCCGGGGCTGATCCTGGAGAACTGTGCCTCCGGCGGGATGCGCGCCGACTACGCCTTGCTCAGCCGGATGCAGCTCCAGTCGACAAGCGACCAGCAGGACTTCACGAAGTACCCGCCGATCGCCGTCTCGGCACCCCTTGCGATCCTGCCGGAACAGGCCGCCAGCTGGGCCTATCCGCAGCCGGAGATGAGCGACGAGGAGATCGCCTTCACGATGTGCACGGGCCTGCTCGGGCGCCTGTATCTCTCCGGGCGGCTGGACACGATGTCGCCCGGACAGTTCGGTTCCGTGCGTGACGGGGTCGAGGTCTTCCGTTCGATTCGGGGCGACCTGGCGACCGCGGTGCCGGTGTGGCCGCTCGGGCTGCCCGGCTGGGACGACACCTGGCTCGCGCTCGGACTCCGCACCGGGGACACCCTCTACCTGGGGATCTGGCGGCGCGCGGGGGCCCCCGACTCGGTCGAACTGGACCTGGACGTGTCAACAGCCGACATCGACGTGCTGTATCCGCGGCAGCTGCCTGAATGGGCGTACCAGATCAATGGCGAAACCGGCTCGCTGACCGTGACCACCACCGCCTCCTCCGCACCGCACGCCGCGCGGATCCTCCGGATCCGCACCTCCTGA
- a CDS encoding carbohydrate-binding protein: MRRKLAIAVVATTTASLLTAPPASAAPSQISFDLATSTGALRYGATGFLYGLGDEGIPNETMLAALKPQVTAQKAPDGLQHPNGDALRIAPMFKRAGGRDIQIYMQDVYQQWPYENLGIADYLTKVDIQARKVVADPYRSSYVYVPFNEPDQIWYAGNLSGLLADWKTVYQRIRSIDPSARIAGPGFAAYRSADLRTFLTYARDNGVLPDVMAWHELGDDFYSSWQQHYDDYRAIETSLGISARPISINEYGRSSGDLGVPGNLVQFVAKFENSKVDGCLAYWTTAGGLNDLVTRNNQATGAWWLYKWYGDLTGNTVAVTPPSSGGSLQGLAAVDATKKQARIILGGNNPASGTYDTNVQVKGIPSYLGTTVHATVWGVDGSGLNPSTGPYVVTEGDFTASSGQVTIPLTGLKGTSAYHVVLTPNTDRSTALSSRHEAEYAVLGGTAKITYGTGTGYSGTYFTEGYGGSTTASTKFVVTAPADGYYNLSLRYSAGPYTGAPANRSIRLRVNGSNLTDVALPGTADWNTWNTVTTKVYLPAGVNRIEYNAYATDDRDAVNLDYLDLTATTGTVTAYESESSANTRGGTAVVTADSAASGGNYVGWIGAGAANTLRFNGVNAPAAGRYRLVVRYANAEVVGEHQYNNNIVDRYAEISVNGGAVKKHYFRNTLAWTTYYTTTVDVDLAAGANTITFGNPSSGYAPNIDRIQIAAVLG, encoded by the coding sequence ATGAGACGAAAGCTCGCCATCGCGGTGGTAGCCACCACGACCGCCTCCCTGCTGACCGCGCCGCCGGCCAGTGCCGCACCCTCCCAGATCTCGTTCGACCTGGCCACCAGCACCGGAGCGCTGCGCTACGGCGCCACCGGCTTCCTGTACGGCCTCGGCGACGAGGGCATCCCCAACGAGACCATGCTCGCAGCGCTCAAACCCCAGGTCACCGCGCAGAAAGCGCCGGACGGGCTGCAGCACCCGAACGGTGACGCGCTACGGATCGCGCCGATGTTCAAACGCGCCGGCGGACGCGACATCCAGATCTACATGCAGGACGTCTACCAGCAGTGGCCGTACGAGAACCTCGGTATCGCCGACTACCTGACCAAGGTCGACATTCAGGCCCGGAAGGTCGTTGCCGACCCGTACCGCAGCTCCTATGTCTATGTGCCTTTCAACGAACCCGATCAGATCTGGTACGCGGGCAACCTGAGTGGTCTGCTCGCCGACTGGAAGACCGTCTACCAGCGGATCCGCTCGATCGACCCGAGCGCCCGGATCGCCGGGCCCGGCTTCGCCGCCTACCGGTCGGCCGACCTGCGGACCTTCCTGACGTACGCCCGCGACAACGGCGTCCTGCCGGACGTGATGGCCTGGCACGAACTCGGCGACGACTTCTACAGCAGCTGGCAGCAGCACTACGACGACTACCGGGCGATCGAGACGAGCCTCGGCATCAGCGCCCGGCCGATCAGCATCAACGAGTACGGCCGCTCCTCCGGTGACCTGGGCGTGCCCGGCAACCTGGTGCAGTTCGTGGCCAAGTTCGAGAACAGCAAGGTCGACGGCTGCCTCGCCTACTGGACCACCGCCGGCGGGCTCAACGACCTGGTCACCCGCAACAACCAGGCGACCGGCGCGTGGTGGCTCTACAAGTGGTACGGCGACCTGACCGGCAACACTGTCGCCGTCACCCCACCGTCGTCCGGCGGCTCGCTGCAAGGGCTCGCGGCGGTCGACGCCACCAAGAAACAGGCCCGGATCATCCTCGGCGGCAACAACCCGGCCTCCGGTACGTACGACACCAACGTCCAGGTCAAAGGCATTCCCAGCTACCTCGGTACGACCGTGCACGCGACCGTCTGGGGTGTCGACGGCTCCGGTCTCAACCCGTCCACCGGACCGTACGTGGTGACCGAAGGTGACTTCACCGCCAGCAGCGGTCAGGTGACGATTCCGCTGACCGGGCTCAAGGGCACGTCGGCATACCACGTGGTCCTGACCCCGAACACCGACCGGTCCACGGCTCTGAGCAGCCGTCACGAGGCCGAATACGCGGTACTCGGCGGCACCGCGAAGATCACTTACGGCACCGGCACCGGCTACTCCGGGACCTACTTCACCGAGGGGTACGGCGGCAGCACCACCGCCTCCACGAAGTTCGTCGTCACGGCGCCCGCCGACGGCTACTACAACCTGAGCCTGCGATACAGCGCCGGCCCCTACACCGGGGCACCGGCCAACCGGTCGATCCGGCTGCGGGTCAACGGCTCCAACCTGACCGACGTGGCCCTGCCCGGCACCGCCGACTGGAACACCTGGAACACCGTCACCACCAAGGTGTACCTGCCGGCCGGCGTCAACCGGATCGAGTACAACGCCTACGCCACCGACGACCGGGACGCCGTCAACCTCGACTACCTGGACCTCACCGCCACCACCGGGACGGTCACCGCGTACGAGAGCGAGAGCTCGGCCAACACCCGCGGCGGCACCGCGGTCGTGACCGCCGACAGCGCCGCATCCGGTGGCAACTACGTCGGGTGGATCGGCGCTGGAGCGGCCAACACGCTGCGCTTCAACGGGGTGAACGCGCCCGCGGCCGGCCGGTACCGGCTGGTCGTCAGGTACGCGAACGCCGAGGTCGTCGGCGAACACCAGTACAACAACAACATCGTGGACCGGTACGCCGAGATCAGCGTCAACGGCGGGGCGGTGAAGAAGCACTACTTCCGCAACACGCTCGCCTGGACCACCTACTACACCACGACCGTCGACGTGGACCTGGCGGCCGGCGCCAACACGATCACGTTCGGCAACCCCTCATCGGGCTACGCGCCGAACATCGACCGCATCCAGATCGCCGCCGTCCTCGGCTGA